The Vicia villosa cultivar HV-30 ecotype Madison, WI linkage group LG1, Vvil1.0, whole genome shotgun sequence genome includes a region encoding these proteins:
- the LOC131644704 gene encoding uncharacterized protein LOC131644704 yields the protein MLRSKWEPGTTIWQNLHTMPNRVGSASEGIQKCIQTGTSHRGLVALEFRLQSELDGILQKEEFMWHQRSRAKWLRDGDRNTRYYHIKAVTRRRLNNVLMLQTDNGEWIDDAGFLNNMATMFYKNLFSLDQSPDTRIDTRVNFPMLGPDVVDRLNFPIEDDEDRKVVFNMHLWKALGPDGLPTDFYQKSWDIVKVNVCGFVKNVWRNPSLLKEVNQTDICLIPKVSHPKLISQFRPISLCNFIYKVVTKVIVDRLKDCMLLLISPYQTGFVPGQNKHKNIIIAQEMIHTMMKVKGHNSYFVVKVDLSKARDKLNWNFIEQVLVEVGISGRMLNVILHAISTVETNVKWNGAGGEFFCPQRGIRQGDLISPYLFVLCMDKLSHLISQEVNEGRWKTVRAGRNGQVISHLMFADDLLLFGEVIEPQIRCIMRTLEVFCKASGQQMSNEETSILFSPNSSRRSKEDILRISGFRETTALGKYLGVPFTGKAPRRKDVEFVNDQVKAKLAKWKAKQLSLAGRITLAKSVLEAIPIYPMMTSIIPKTSVEEIHKIQRQFIWGDTEIRRKYHAVGWEMITQPKSLGGLGLLRLHVINKACILKLVSRLHSTSQDLWCQVLRGKYQQDNGSNHMDVRPTDSHLWRSVRLAEISADIPANCKNAKLVDVALDGNWNWSMLQWLLAEVLGIIGAILPPHDNYGVDERVGWETDPKQASVANMYHRLCYFLQQGEDTNWKRIWTLKVPERVRMWSSIVSNTKRSSFFTCNLTSWINTNLCNKRNCGWPKDWDKLWANACHMLWMWRNKEKFNEGFVRPHNRVERLRRVIGCYAASDGIMRDCCMGREITKQIHFVPPRTGWICINIDEACINGIISCDGVIRGDVGEWIGGFLKFIRRGDPYLDELWGLYEGMQLARSMHFSKVELRVDSLVVAQDVKERRNIRRGRNNLMPQIMTMWDLDWELEIVHVHREANQLADALAKHSFPRRKSIAFLRIVLLILSIFVEPMRTALVFLELSVCSFFLPGV from the exons ATGTTAAGAAGCAAATGGGAACCAGGAACTACTATTTGGCAGAATCTCCATACAATGCCAAATAGAGTTGGTAGCGCGTCTGAGGGTATTCAGAAATGCATTCAGACTGGAACTAGCCATCGAGGTCTCGTTGCACTTGAGTTTCGGCTACAGAGTGAGTTAGATGGAATACTGCAGAAGGAGGAATTTATGTGGCATCAGCGTTCCCGAGCGAAGTGGTTGCGTGATGGTGATAGGAATACTCGGTATTACCATATCAAAGCGGTTACGCGACGTCGACTGAACAATGTATTAATGCTGCAGACTGATAATGGTGAGTGGATTGATGACGCTGGTTTTCTCAATAATATGGCGACAATGTTCTACAAAAATTTGTTCTCGTTAGATCAGAGCCCGGATACAAGAATTGACACAAGAGTGAACTTTCCCATGTTAGGGCCTGATGTAGTGGATAGGTTGAATTTTCCTATTGAAGATGACGAAGATAGGAAAGTGGTTTTTAATATGCATCTATGGAAAGCGCTGGGGCCAGATGGACTTCCCACTGATTTTTATCAAAAATCATGGGATATAGTTAAGGTTAACGTGTGTGGCTTTGTTAAAAATGTATGGAGGAATCCTAGTCTGCTAAAAGAAGTGAATCAAACGGATATATGCCTTATTCCAAAAGTCTCGCATCCGAAGCTTATTAGCCAGTTCAGGCCAATATCTCTGTGCAACTTTATTTACAAGGTGGTCACGAAGGTGATAGTTGACAGATTGAAAGATTGTATGCTGTTACTCATATCCCCTTACCAAACGGGATTTGTACCGGGACAGAACAAACACAAGAATATTATTATTGCGCAGGAAATGATCCATACTATGATGAAAGTGAAGGGTCATAACAGTTACTTTGTAGTTAAAGTGGATCTTTCAAAAGCGCGTGATAAATTAAACTGGAATTTTATCGAGCAGGTGcttgttgaagttggtatttCGGGGCGTATGTTGAACGTGATCCTGCATGCAATATCAACTGTGGAAACAAATGTGAAATGGAATGGTGCTGGAGGAGAGTTCTTTTGTCCACAGAGAGGTATCAGGCAGGGTGATCTGATATCGCCGTATTTGTTCGTGTTGTGCATGGACAAGCTCTCTCACCTTATCAGTCAAGAAGTGAATGAAGGTAGATGGAAAACTGTTAGGGCTGGTAGAAACGGTCAGGTTATCTCTCATCTGATGTTTGCGGATGACCTCTTGTTGTTTGGCGAAGTGATTGAGCCTCAGATCCGGTGTATTATGCGCACCCTGGAGGTTTTCTGCAAAGCTTCGGGCCAGCAAATGAGTAATGAGGAGACTAGTATATTGTTCTCGCCTAACTCGAGTAGAAGAAGTAAAGAGGATATCCTCCGCATTTCTGGATTTCGTGAGACCACTGCCCTTGGAAAGTACCTTGGAGTGCCTTTCACCGGTAAAGCTCCCAGGAGGAAAGATGTTGAATTCGTCAATGACCAAGTAAAGGCTAAGCTTGCGAAGTGGAAGGCAAAGCAACTTTCTTTAGCAGGGAGAATCACGTTGGCTAAGAGTGTATTGGAGGCCATACCAATTTACCCTATGATGACGTCTATAATTCCTAAAACTAGTGTAGAGGAAATTCATAAGATTCAGCGACAGTTTATATGGGGAGATACAGAGATTCGACGAAAGTATCATGCAGTGGGTTGGGAGATGATCACTCAACCAAAAAGTCTTGGTGGTTTGGGGCTTCTACGGCTGCATGTAATAAATAAGGCTTGTATTTTGAAGCTAGTTAGTCGACTGCATTCTACTTCACAGGATTTGTGGTGTCAAGTGCTTCGTGGCAAATACCAACAAGACAACGGCAGTAATCATATGGACGTGCGTCCTACAGATTCCCACTTATGGAGAA GTGTTCGGCTGGCTGAGATATCAGCGGATATACCAGCAAATTGCAAAAATGCAAAGTTGGTCGATGTTGCTCTTGATGGGAACTGGAATTGGAGTATGCTCCAGTGGCTTCTTGCAGAAGTATTAGGCATTATTGGTGCCATCCTGCCTCCACATGACAATTACGGGGTCGATGAGAGGGTAGGCTGGGAGACAGATCCGAAGCAGGCCTCGGTTGCTAACATGTATCATAGGCTGTGCTATTTTCTGCAGCAGGGGGAGGACACGAATTGGAAACGAATATGGACGCTAAAAGTCCCGGAGCGGGTTCGG ATGTGGAGCAGTATTGTGTCGAATACCAAACGGTCTAGCTTTTTCACGTGTAACCTGACGTCATGGATCAACACGAATTTATGCAATAAACGGAATTGTGGTTGGCCGAAAGATTGGGACAAACTTTGGGCGAATGCTTGTCATATGTTGTGGATGTGGAGGAATAAAGAGAAGTTTAATGAAGGTTTTGTTCGGCCGCATAATCGGGTGGAGAGACTGCGGAGAGTGATTGGTTGTTATGCGGCATCTGATGGAATCATGAGAGATTGTTGTATGGGAAGAGAAATTACTAAGCAAATTCACTTTGTCCCTCCTAGAACCGGGTGGATTTGCATAAATATCGATGAAGCGTGCATAAATGGTATTATTAGTTGCGACGGTGTGATTCGAGGGGATGTCGGTGAATGGATTGGtggatttttgaaatttattaggAGAGGGGACCCTTACCTGGATGAGCTATGGGGTCTCTACGAAGGGATGCAGCTTGCTAGGAGTATGCACTTTAGTAAGGTTGAGTTGAGGGTGGATTCTTTGGTAGTGGCTCAAGATGTTAAAGAAAGGAGGAATATCCGTCGAGGAAGGAATAACCTCATGCCCCAGATAATGACTATGTGGGATCTAGACTGGGAGTTAGAAATCGTCCATGTTCATAGGGAAGCAAATCAATTGGCTGACGCACTAGCAAAACATAGTTTTCCTCGAAGGAAAAGTATAGCATTTTTGCGGATTGTCCTATTAATTTTGAGTATATTCGTAGAGCCGATGAGAACAGCATTAGTGTTTCTAGAGTTATCGGTTTGTAGTTTTTTTCTCCCGGGCGTTTAG
- the LOC131608441 gene encoding kinetochore protein SPC25 homolog: MDGSTSNFDSDITHNMHIIDVATDSLSESFQSLKSKSQQTSQNQVQLQNVKSKLKEVEDELVEVLAEKTRKEAKRMALMNAIASAKARVGNLNTSIEEVRARKQEFTEFLSQQSLDLAASEEKLNESIEHTNETREAISWYNRVLGFHVKGGRGVKFTFKNINLKNPNEEYTFIVLHDKNTYTLLSCEPHVNGIEELVDELNKTNGLFKFVKAMRKKFQETLVQGSLVLTTVEPGESAFISSSAPGTSIRGDSTTTENEHQVELSDGSAQLKKKNSRRRKSVALLSPVSASSVRKSPRFKARK; this comes from the exons ATGGATGGCTCAACTTCAAACTTCGACTCTGATATCACTCACAATATGCACATAATCGATGTTGCCACTGATTCTCTATCTGAATCCTTCCAATCCCTCAAGTCCAAATCGcaacaaacttctcaaaatcaag TTCAACTACAAAATGTTAAATCCAAACTGAAGGAAGTGGAGGATGAATTGGTTGAAGTACTTGCAG AAAAGACACGCAAAGAGGCTAAAAGGATGGCTTTGATGAATGCTATTGCGTCTGCGAAGGCCAGAGTTGGAAACCTAAACACAAGTATAGAAGAAGTTCGAGCCAGGAAGCAAGAGTTTACCGAGTTTCTATCTCAACAGTCTCTCG ATTTGGCAGCATCTGAGGAGAAGTTAAATGAGAGCATTGAGCATACAAATGAAACACGGGAAGCCATCTCTTGGTATAACAGAGTACTTGGTTTTCATGTCAAAGGGGGACGTG GGGTGAAGTTCACGTTCAAGAATATAAATTTGAAGAATCCGAATGAAGAGTACACTTTTATCGTCTTGCATGATAAAAATACTTACACAT TGTTAAGTTGTGAACCTCACGTCAATGGTATTGAAGAGTTGGTCGATGAATTAAACAAGACAAATGGTCTGTTTAAGTTTGTAAAAGCAATGCggaaaaagtttcaagaaacatTGGTGCAAG GGAGCTTAGTTCTAACAACAGTTGAGCCTGGTGAATCTGCCTTTATCTCTTCATCTGCTCCTGGTACATCCATTAGAGGTGATTCTACAACCACAGAAAATGAGCATCAAGTGGAACTCTCAGATGGTAGTGcacaattaaagaaaaaaaacagtcGCAGAAGGAAAAGTGTAGCA